A window from Triticum aestivum cultivar Chinese Spring chromosome 6D, IWGSC CS RefSeq v2.1, whole genome shotgun sequence encodes these proteins:
- the LOC123144748 gene encoding 11 kDa late embryogenesis abundant protein, with the protein MESGKEAAANAGASARAGMEKTRAAVQGQVDKAAAYTTGHREAAVVNKEAAEVKKQQRIYAAEEEKQRAVRDNAAAKERASGAETEDRHGSHGEE; encoded by the coding sequence ATGGAGTCGGGCAAGGAGGCCGCGGCGAACGCCGGCGCGTCAGCGCGCGCCGGCATGGAGAAGACGAGAGCCGCCGTGCAGGGGCAGGTGGACAAGGCCGCGGCGTACACGACGGGGCacagggaggcggcggtggtgaaCAAGGAGGCGGCCGAGGTGAAGAAGCAGCAGCGGATTTACGCCGCCGAGGAGGAGAAGCAGCGCGCCGTGCGGGATAACGCCGCCGCCAAGGAGCGCGCCAGCGGCGCAGAGACGGAGGACCGCCACGGCAGCCACGGTGAGGAATGA
- the LOC123144749 gene encoding 4-hydroxy-3-methylbut-2-en-1-yl diphosphate synthase (ferredoxin), chloroplastic has protein sequence MATGVAPAPLPHVKVRGGGIGFTKSVDFAKVLSVPGALRTASSRGRALVVWSSSTESDTMELEPASEGSPLLVPRQKYCESIHQTRRRKTRTVMVGNVALGSDHPMRIQTMTTSDTKDVAKTVEEVMRIADKGADFVRITVQGKKEADACFEIKNTLVQKNYNIPLVADIHFAPTVALRVAECFDKIRVNPGNFADRRAQFEKLEYTEDDYEKELEHIEKVFSPLVEKCKKYGRAMRIGTNHGSLSDRIMSYYGDSPRGMVESALEFARICRNLDFHNFVFSMKASNPVVMVQAYRLLVAEMYNLGWDYPLHLGVTEAGEGEDGRMKSAIGIGTLLMDGLGDTIRVSLTEPPEEEIDPCRRLANLGTQAANLQIGVVPFEEKHRRYFDFQRRSGQLPLQKEGEAVDYRGVLHRDGSVLMSVSLDQLKAPELLYRSLAAKLIVGMPFKDLATVDSILLRELPPVEDAEARLALKRLVDISMGVLTPLSEQLTKPLPHAIVLVTLDELSSDANKLLPEGTRFAVTLRGDESYEQLDVLKSVDNITMLLHNIPYGEEKTGRVHAARRLFEYLETNGLNFPVIHHIDFPKSIDRDGLVIGAGSNVGALLVDGLGDGVLLEAANQEFEFLRDTSFNLLQGCRMRNTKTEYVSCPSCGRTLFDLQEISAQIREKTSHLPGVSIAIMGCIVNGPGEMADADFGYVGGAPGKIDLYVGKTVVQRGIAMEGATEALIQLIKDHGRWVDPPTDE, from the exons ATGGCCACCGGGGTGGCACCGGCTCCGCTCCCGCACGTCAAGGTCCGCGGCGGGGGCATCGGCTTCACCAAGAGCGTCGACTTCGCCAAGGTCCTCTCCGTTCCCGGTGCGCTGAGGACGGCGTCCTCGAGAGGCAGGGCGCTCGTGGTGTGGAGCTCAAGTACAGAGTCTGATACCATGGAGCTCGAGCCGGCCTCCGAAGGAAGCCCACTTCTTG TTCCCAGGCAGAAGTACTGCGAATCTATCCACCAAACAAGGAGGAGAAAAACACGGACTGTGATGGTCGGGAACGTGGCACTTGGCAGTGATCACCCCATGAGGATTCAGACTATGactacctcagataccaaggatgtTGCCAAGACCGTGGAAGAG GTGATGAGGATAGCAGATAAAGGCGCTGATTTTGTTAGAATAACCGTCCAGGGTAAAAAGGAAGCTGATGCCTGCTTTGAGATTAAGAACACTCTTGTCCAGAAGAA TTACAACATCCCTCTAGTGGCCGATATTCACTTTGCGCCTACAGTAGCTTTAAGAGTGGCCGAATGCTTTGACAAAATCCGTGTTAACCCAGGAAACTTCG CCGATCGCCGTGCCCAATTTGAGAAGCTGGAATATACTGAAGACGATTATGAAAAGGAGCTTGAACATATTGAGAAG GTCTTTTCTCCATTGGTTGAGAAATGCAAGAAGTATGGAAGAGCAATGCGTATTGGAACAAATCATGGTAGTCTTTCTGACCGGATAATGAGCTACTATGGTGATTCTCCAAGGGGAATG GTTGAGTCTGCTTTGGAATTTGCTAGGATCTGCCGGAATTTGGACTTCCATAACTTTGTATTTTCAATGAAAGCAAGTAACCCTGTTGTCATGGTCCAAGCATATCGCCTGCTTGTAGCGGAAAtgtataaccttggatgggatTATCCTTTGCACTTGGGAGTTACCGAAGCTGGTGAGGGTGAAGATGGGAGGATGAAGTCTGCTATTGGCATCGGAACACTTTTGATG GATGGCTTGGGTGATACAATCCGTGTATCCCTCACAGAACCACCAGAGGAAGAAATTGATCCTTGCAGGAGACTCGCAAATCTTGGAACTCAGGCTGCAAACCTTCAAATAGGAGTG GTCCCATTTGAAGAAAAACATAGGCGCTATTTTGATTTCCAGCGTAGAAGTGGCCAGTTGCCTTTACAGAAGGAG GGTGAGGCAGTAGATTACAGAGGTGTCCTTCATCGTGATGGCTCTGTTCTGATGTCAGTGTCCTTAGATCAGTTGAAG GCTCCTGAGCTCCTTTATAGGTCTCTTGCTGCAAAGCTTATAGTTGGCATGCCTTTCAAG GATTTGGCAACTGTAGATTCTATTCTTTTGAGAGAACTCCCCCCTGTAGAAGATGCTGAAGCA AGACTTGCACTCAAAAGATTAGTTGACATTAGCATGGGCGTGTTGACTCCCTTATCAGAGCAATTGACAAAGCCACTCCCACATGCAATTGTGCTTGTCACCCTTGATGAACTATCAAGTGATGCAAACAAGCTTTTGCCAGAAG GCACTAGATTTGCTGTCACTCTTCGTGGAGATGAATCATATGAGCAGCTAGATGTTCTTAAGAGTGTTGATAATATAACGATGCTGTTACATAACATTCCATATGGTGAAGAGAAGACTGGTAGAGTACATGCTGCTAGGAG GCTGTTTGAGTACTTAGAGACCAATGGTTTGAACTTCCCTGTGATCCATCACATTGATTTCCCTAAAAGCATCGATAG AGATGGTCTTGTTATTGGTGCTGGGAGCAATGTTGGTGCTCTTCTAGTTGATGGTCTGGGTGATGGTGTACTTCTTGAAGCTGCTAACCAGGAGTTTGAATTCTTGAGGGATACATCCTTCAACTTGCTACAGGGTTGCCGGATGCGCAACACAAAAACT GAATATGTCTCTTGTCCTTCTTGTGGACGAACGCTCTTCGACCTCCAAGAAATCAGTGCTCAGATTAGAGAGAAGACCTCTCATCTGCCTGGTGTCTCT attgctattatgggTTGCATTGTTAATGGGCCAGGAGAGATGGCTGATGCCGACTTTGGATACGTTGGAGGTGCCCCTGGAAAGATCGACCTTTATGTTGGGAAG ACCGTTGTGCAACGGGGAATTGCAATGGAGGGTGCCACTGAAGCCTTAATTCAGCTAATCAAGGACCATGGCCGTTGGGTGGATCCTCCTACAGACGAGTAG
- the LOC123144746 gene encoding lactoylglutathione lyase: MATGSEAGKPAEVVLEWPKQDKKRMLHAVYRVGDLDRTIKCYTECFGMKLLRKRDVPEEKYTNAFLGFGPEDSNFALELTYNYGVDKYDIGAGFGHFAIAHEDVYKLAETIKSSSCCKITREPGPVKGGSTVIAFAPDPDGYMFELIQRGPTPEPLCQVMLRVGDLDRSIMFYEKALGMKLLRKKDVPQYKYTIAMMGYAEEDKTTVLELTYNYGVTEYNKGNAYAQVAIGTDDVYKSAEAVELVTKELGGKILRQPGPLPGLNTKITSFLDPDGWKVVLVDHADFLKELH; the protein is encoded by the exons ATGGCAACCGGTAGCGAAGCTGGAAAGCCCGCGGAGGTCGTGCTGGAGTGGCCTAAGCAGGACAAAAAGAGGATGCTGCATGCTGTTTACCGTGTGGGAGATCTGGACCGCACCATTAA GTGTTACACAGAATGCTTTGGGATGAAGCTGTTGAGGAAAAGAGATGTTCCTGAAGAGAAGTACACCAATGCGTTTCTTGGGTTTGGACCTGAGGACAGTAATTTTGCACTTGAGCTGACTTACA ATTATGGTGTCGACAAGTATGACATTGGAGCGGGCTTTGGACATTTTGCCATCGCACATGAGGAT GTGTACAAGCTGGCTGAGACAATTAAATCATCTTCATGTTGTAAGATCACTCGTGAACCTGGTCCTGTCAAGGGAGGGTCCACTGTGATTGCTTTTGCACCAGACCCAGATGGTTACATGTTCGAGCTTATCCAGAGGGGTCCGACGCCTGAGCCTCTCTGTCAAGTTATGCTTCGTGTTGGTGACCTTGATCGGTCTATCATGTTCTACGAGAAG GCCCTTGGGATGAAGCTTCTGAGGAAGAAGGATGTGCCTCAGTACAAG TACACTATTGCCATGATGGGCTATGCTGAGGAGGATAAGACCACTGTTCTGGAGTTGACATACAACTATGGTGTCACAGAATATAACAAGGGCAATGCATATGCTCAG GTTGCTATTGGCACTGATGATGTGTACAAGAGTGCTGAAGCAGTTGAGCTGGTTACCAAAGAACTAGGTGGAAAGATCCTACGTCAGCCTGGGCCACTACCGGGGCTGAACACGAAGATCACCTCTTTCCTTGACCCCGATGGCTGGAAAGTG GTTCTGGTGGATCATGCGGACTTCCTCAAGGAACTCCACTGA